Proteins from one Bombus pyrosoma isolate SC7728 linkage group LG16, ASM1482585v1, whole genome shotgun sequence genomic window:
- the LOC122576413 gene encoding protein OPI10 homolog isoform X2, with protein sequence MSHTSNFVEVQTDFQRIGENQFLITVPDADNINHIVVFLTGAIPFPDGTGGAVYFSWPDPTAPPNWQFLGYISNVKPSAIFKISTLKKNHEFENSNLGIFGVGKISHVAQIGVSVEPIGAIEQQAATVTQATSNSFLEFVQKMLTSFLNYVSSFSVTQAQMTPNPTENFVPLSVIQGWYETFERRLQQNPNFWKA encoded by the exons ATGTCACACACATCGAACTTCGTAGAG GTCCAAACGGATTTTCAACGGATAGGAGAGAACCAGTTTTTAATAACAGTACCTGATGCAGATAATATAAACCATATTGTGGTTTTTCTCACTGGTGCTATACCGTTTCCTGACGGAACTGGTGGCGCAG TGTATTTCAGTTGGCCAGATCCAACTGCTCCGCCTAATTGGCAGTTTCTTGGGTATATTTCAAACGTCAAGCCATCTGCCATATTCAAGATATCCACTCTGAAGAAGAATCATGAATTCGAAAATAGTAATTTAGGAATTTTTGGAGTGGGAAAGATTTCTCATGTAGCACAAATAGGGGTTTCAGTAGAACCCATTGGAGCTATAGAACAACAAGCAGCTACAGTAACACAAGCCACGTCAAACTCCTTTTTAGAATTTGTTCAGAAGATGCTTACAAGTTTTTTGAATTATGTTTCGAGTTTTTCTGTGACACAAGCACAAATGACACCAAACCCAACAGAAAACTTTGTACCGCTATCTGTTATTCAAGGGTGGTACGAAACTTTTGAGAGGAGGTTACAACAAAATCCAAACTTCTGGAAAGCATGA
- the LOC122576413 gene encoding protein OPI10 homolog isoform X1, producing the protein MLGIIVSGRLVQTDFQRIGENQFLITVPDADNINHIVVFLTGAIPFPDGTGGAVYFSWPDPTAPPNWQFLGYISNVKPSAIFKISTLKKNHEFENSNLGIFGVGKISHVAQIGVSVEPIGAIEQQAATVTQATSNSFLEFVQKMLTSFLNYVSSFSVTQAQMTPNPTENFVPLSVIQGWYETFERRLQQNPNFWKA; encoded by the exons ATGCTTGGTATAATTGTATCTGGTCGACTC GTCCAAACGGATTTTCAACGGATAGGAGAGAACCAGTTTTTAATAACAGTACCTGATGCAGATAATATAAACCATATTGTGGTTTTTCTCACTGGTGCTATACCGTTTCCTGACGGAACTGGTGGCGCAG TGTATTTCAGTTGGCCAGATCCAACTGCTCCGCCTAATTGGCAGTTTCTTGGGTATATTTCAAACGTCAAGCCATCTGCCATATTCAAGATATCCACTCTGAAGAAGAATCATGAATTCGAAAATAGTAATTTAGGAATTTTTGGAGTGGGAAAGATTTCTCATGTAGCACAAATAGGGGTTTCAGTAGAACCCATTGGAGCTATAGAACAACAAGCAGCTACAGTAACACAAGCCACGTCAAACTCCTTTTTAGAATTTGTTCAGAAGATGCTTACAAGTTTTTTGAATTATGTTTCGAGTTTTTCTGTGACACAAGCACAAATGACACCAAACCCAACAGAAAACTTTGTACCGCTATCTGTTATTCAAGGGTGGTACGAAACTTTTGAGAGGAGGTTACAACAAAATCCAAACTTCTGGAAAGCATGA